CTGGACGACCTCCATCAGTGCCTCCATGATGGTCAAATCACCGGGCGGAGTGTCGAAGATGATCACGTCATAGTTGTGCGCAACCTGCAGGAGCATGGCGCGAACGAGCTGTCCGAGCCGCTTACCACCCTGACGCTGCTGCCGGGAAACCATGACGGCCGCCAGGTCGAACATCGCGGGACCACCCGGCACCACGTCGAGATTCTCGCGGCCCCCGACATTGTGGACGATCGGAGGCGCGGACCCTTGCAGGAGCGCGGTGAACAGTTCAGATCCGTCTCGCTTGTCGTAGCCCAGATCGCGGCACAGGTTCCCCTGGGGGTCGAAGTCACCGATCAGAACTCGGTATCCGGCGGCGGCAAGGAGTCCGCCGCAGTTGGCGGCACAGCTTGTCTTTCCCACTCCCCCCTTGCCGTTGAAGAATCCGAACGACACCGGCAGTTCCTGCTGCTCCGCAGTTGAGGTCTCGACGACATGCATGGACATGGCAGTTCTCCCATTGGACTTTGGTTGTGACGAGTGGTTCCCAGTGAAGCTAGCAGGATTCCTGGACAACTTGCTGTATGCCACGCGGGGTGAACCGTAGGTAGATCTGCGTGAGCAAACGCGTGAGATGCGACGGGGTCAACCGTATGAGGTAAGGCGGGTGGTCAAGCGTGGACTAAAGCGTGATGTCTGACGTGCTTATAGGCATGGCAGACAGCGTGAGAACAAGCGTGAGAACAGGCGTGTAGGCCAGTGGGAAAACACGCGGATCTAGCTGCAGGTAGCAACGCGGGTATTCATGCGTGTGAATTCGCCTGGCGACAAGCGGCAACTGCGACGGGACATAATGCGGTGGTTAACGCGTGTAATGCGGCATGGATAGCTACGTGACATCATGCGTGAAGATTTGCGTGAAGCCACGCATGGTGTCATGCAGGATGCTGAGCGGGACAACCTACGTGGACGTAGGCGTGATTAACCGCGATGGATTGCACGTGATTGCATGCCGGTAACCACACGTGTTGGAGTAAGTGATCAGACACGGGAGGCGATGCCGGTACGCGCGCGTGAACTTGACCCTGTCGTCAATGCGGGCAACACCACTGGTTGTAATACGTGAGCAGTTCCGTGCGCCGCTGCTGGTTCGAGCACGAGGGGGTGAACTGAATCAGATGCGTGATGGGGTGCCGTAATTCGGTGCTAGGCACAGTGCGTGAGAGCACACTGGCGCCCGAGCGGAAAACTCTGCGGATCGAACGTCGAGTGCGGCACAGGGCAAATGCCTCGTTGGGATGGGTCTACGCGCGTGAACGTATGGGGAAGCCGTTGCGTGAACACATGCGTGAAGAGGTACAGACTTGCGCTCTACCTGTACTGATGCGGTGTTCTGCGGGGATCGCCGACGCCGCCGCGCTGGCTTCGTTGGAGGTCTACCCGATGACTGAGGCCCGCCACAGTGAAGACGCCGATCGCATCGGCAATGTCCTGAGCTCGACGATGTCCGTCGAGCTCGACAACGAGGTCGATCAAGGTGTCCTCGAGAATGTTCTCGGCGGCCGTGTACAGGTCCCAGAGTTGCTTGAGCTCCCAGGCCCGGATCAAAGGGTTCGAGAAGTAGAGGCCGTCGACAATCCGTTGAACCCGATCCACCTGGGTGTTTGTTCTATCTGCAGGGCTCGACCAGGTCGCGAAGTGAGAGCTGGCCGAACAGTCGTCGACTGTCGAGTCCAGTTCGATGGCGACAGCGACCCAGGAAGTTGGGCAGATGGACCGACGCGCCTGCCTTGCAGCCTCTCCGAACGCGCGTTGGCAGACTGCGGCGTACTCAGTGGCAGCACGCCGGCCCAGATTCAGCTCGCGCAGATCCATCAGTGAGGTGAAGTCCTGGCGCCCGTGCGTGAATTCTGTAGCCGCGAGGAGCGCCTCACTGCCACTCCATTGAAAGCGAGACTGTCTGTATTGATCGCGGTGCCAGCGCAGATCTTCGATCCACGGACGGCCAAGCTCGAGGCCCTCACCGTTTGGCACCGTCATACGAACATGATGACATCGGGCGATAGGTGTGTCATCCATAGTTATGCAATCGTCCCAAACGTTTCTAAGGCGTAGCTCTAGCGCACAACACATAGATACCGAGCATGAAATCAAAGCATCTAGAAAAACGCGCAGCTAGTGCAACATGTGCCTCCCTGAAGCGTCCAAATAGCATACCAACAGCGTCCCACACTCGATTATTAGTACAAGCCGACGTGACTGTCAGTCATCCCATAGCTCTAACAAAACCAATTAAATACAAAACTGGGACGGTTATGGGACGCGTCTGGGATGAGTTTGAGGCCGATTGCGCTGCGCTAGTCGATACCGCTCATGCGAAGTTGCGCTACTCTCTTCGGCGTATGTCAGTGTTGGTCTATGTTCTTCTTACAACGTCACGTTTAACGTTGAAAGCGCGCCCTTCATGCACTGTTGGTCGTATGCACTGTTGGTCGAAGTAGTCCAGGGCGGGCTGTATAAAGCACATCAAGATCATTTGGGTTCGAGCGAGCGCGCCTCGCTCCCTGTTCAGCATCGGAGTACATCGTCGTGACGCAGGAACATGGTCAACCTCAAGCCACCGGGGGACACCGTCCGTTAGCTTCGACCTTTCGGTCACCGGCTGCTCGATCGGTCGAACACATCGCATCCCAGTTCATTGAGGGTGGGGAGGATTCGGGAGTTGACGAGCCGTCTCGAGAAGCGCCACCCGAACGAGGGCCCGTGGTGACGGATCCGGACAGCGGAGGGAAGTCGTCCAGCGTTCGAGTGCCGGCAAAGTGCCACGCGAAACTCGAGCAACTTCGCGAGCAGACAGGAATGACCAACGGTCAGATCTTCATTGTCGCGATCGAGGCGACGCACGACCGTCTGCCCGAGTTGTTGTATCCCGGCGGCCGAATCGGGGGAGGGCTATTCGCACCCCGAGGTATTCGCGCCAAAACGTCACGTGACGATTCCGAGACGCAAGTGACATACCGCCTGTTCAAAGCGGACTTCGATGTCATCGATCAACTTGTCATCGATCTTGCCGCGAAGTCGCGGTCGCATCTGATCACAGCGGCCCTGACGGGGTACTTCTTCGGGGACGACGAACGCACACAGGCGGCAGAGTAGCGCCGACGAGCCCTACTTCTTGTTCGCGACTACCCAGAGCGCAAGGACAATCATCGGCGCAACAGCGACGGGGACGGCCAGAAGTGAGTGGACGGTCGTCCCGGGTGCGGCGACACCATCGATCGCACTGACTAGAAGGGCCGCAAGAACCCACAACCCTGCAATATGACGGCCGCGAAGGCGCCGGAAGATTCCGAGGATTCGCGGTGGGATCTGGAGATCGCGTAGCATCTGGCTCTCAGTTCGTCATCGGGTCGACACTGGCACTCCGACCCCCAGCTGCGAAATGTTCGAGCGCGTCGAAGCAAGCGGCGGCCGCCTTTGCCATCTGAGCGGCGCTGTGGCGGGCGTTCCTGACCGAAACGCCCCAGAGGTTGCACGTCTGTTCGGCAGTGGGTGTGTGAGTCGGTGGTATCCCTAGAGCGCCAGCTGTCAATTGCCTGATATCAGCGCTCTGATACCAGGTGGGGGAGAGGTTGACCTCGGCGAACAGTAGCGCATGCTCGTCGGGGTGGAATCCGCCGGCGATGTGCCCCTCCATGCTCCTCGCGAGAGTCCGGAGACCGAGTACCGCAGTTGCGTCCTCTGTGAGCTCGCTGTGACTCGGAGAGGTGATGTTCCAGTACCTTCCGGTGCTCGTGTCGATGGCAGCGATGTCCCTTACCTGGGGAATACCGTCACCGACTGACGTCGTCACGTGTACGACGAACAGATCGCGACCATGGTATTCAAACGGTGAAGGGGGAGCCATGGCGTGCAGGGTAAGTGCGGTCCTGGACTGCTTCGCGTAAGAAGTGCATCGCCCGGGAGCCGCACCAAATATTGCTGGGCTCCCGCGCCTCAGCTGCGCCCTGTGCACACTGAGAAGTCCGTTGGCGGCTCGATGATAAACCGAGCGCAGCTCAAACGAGTTCTTCGCACCGGCGAATACATTCGCGCAATGGATACCGCACAACCATTTCGTCTGATGTGATGCGCGGGTGACGACTCCAACTTCGCCAGGCTGGTATCCGGATCCGGCGAACCCACGCCTCGCCCGCTGGTACAGCGGCACCGAGTGGACGGAGCAAACTCGTACCATCCCGCCGGCCCACCAGATTGCGAGTCCGGAAGCGGCGCCCAGCATCGGCGGACCCAGACGGCACACCATGACCGATGCACAAGGCAGACGCATGCGCGGGATTCTATGGTTCCTCGGCAGCATTGCAGCCATCATCCTCTTGGCATCCGGAGTCGGCGTTGACCTCTCGGGAATTCAGGTCATCTTCTGGGTCTTCGTGCTCGGCATCGCCGCACTCGCAGTTCTCGTGGTCCGCGCTCTCGTCAGACTCGGCGACAGACGTCCTACCCCCGTGCACGTTGTCGTCGCGCCGGCGCCGGGTCTCACTGCTGGTTGGTACCCGGACCAGCAAGACGCGAGCCTTGTCCGGTGGCACGACGGCACACAATGGACGTTGCACACCCAACCAGCGAACACCATGCCGCCACGTGGTAGCTGAGATCACCGTCGACATGGGGCGGAAACCCTCGGAATGGGGCGTACGACGTGTACCGGCATTTGAAGCCGCTTTGCGGTACCTGCCGATACATTCAAACGACCTATACCGTACGTCCGGTTCGTCTGGTTTGATGCGGACGTGACGACACCGACACCCTCAGCAGGCTGGCATCCCGACCCGGAGGGTCGACCTCAGCTTCGCTGGTGGGATGGCAAGCAGTGGACATCTGCTACGAAGGCAATTCCAAACCGCCCAGGCCCCGGCGGTGGGCCGACGACTCCAACTGTCGACCCCGCGGCGCGTAAGCGCGGCAACAAGATTGCCGCAGGCGTGCTTGGCGTGATCGTCCTCGCCTTCGTTGCGTTCGGCATTTTCGGCGGCGACTCGGAGGACGACACGGCCAGCGCGGCCGAGGTGACCACCACGAAGACGCCGGCTGCCGCGGAGACAACCACTAAGTCCGCTGCCGAGGTGTCTGCATCGCAGGCCGCCTCGTCATCCCGTACGGCCGCAGCCGCGGCCGCGGCCGCGGCAGAGGCGGAGAAGAGACGTCAGGCAGAGGCGGCACGGCTTGACCCGAACACCTATGAAACTCTCGGCGAGCGCGATTTCGCACTCCTCGCCAAGAACCCCGACAGCTTTGTTGGCCGGAAGATCACCGTGTACGGCGTCGTGATGCAGGCCGACGCCGCGACCGGCAACAAGCAGTTCCTTGCGCGGACCGCCGCGGAGCCCATGGGCGCGTCGTACAACTACGACCAAACCACCCTGATCACTACTCAAGACCCGAGCATTATCGCGAACATCGTCGAGGACGACTTTGTGACCATGCACGTCGAGGTGTCGGGTTCGTACACCTATGACACCAAGATCGGTGGCAGCAACACCGTTCCGGAATTTAAGATCAACATCATCAACGTCACCGGTTAGACGCGACAGGAGTCCTCCCGCCCGCCTGCGACAGGAACGCCCCCGCCCCGCTGGGTGGGGGCGTTAAAAAGTGGGTCAGTGCCAGGAGTTCCACCAGAGAACTATGGGCACTAGCCAGGGTTGCCATCCAGCTGGTTCCCAACCCGTACCTGTGGAATGAACTCTCGGTCGGGTGTGACCTGCCGCTTGGGAGACGATACATATCCGACCATCGATGAAACTCGTTGTGGGCCACTCCGTACCTAATTCTCGTCCCGCCGGGGGAAACTACATCCATGACGTCACCCGATCCTGTGAGCCGGCCTAGACCTCGGTTCAAAAAGAGACAAGAGCCGGCGGCCGCCTCAGCTGATCCGGAGAGCCTATTCGGTGATCTGCCACGCACACCGCATGGTGTTGGCGCACTTTGGTCCCACCAAGCAGACCAACTCCGGACCTACTCCAAGAAGCACCAGAAATCCCCCGACGTTGCACTTGAGCTCCCAACGGGATCTGGCAAGACGTTGGTCGGATTGCTCATCGCTGAGTGGCGACGCCGTGCGTTGCGCGAAAGAGTGGTCTACGCGTGCCCGACAAAGCAACTGGCAAGACAGGTGCTGGAAAAGGCAAAGCAACAAGGCATCCAGCCTGTTCTGCTAATTGGTTCTCATTGGAATTGGCCGCGGAGCGACGTAGCTCGTTACACCAGTGGTGCCGCGATCGCAATCACTACCTACAGCTCAATCTTCAACAGCAACTCACATCTAGGAGATGCTCAGACGCTTTTGTTCGACGATGCGCATGCAGCAGAGGGCTATGTTGCTGAAGCGTGGTCGGTGAGCGTTAAACGTGACGATCCGCAGTACACAGCATTGCTCGACGCATTTCGTCCAGTCGTTGATTCCAGCTTCCTCAACAGGATGGCCGCCGATACCGCAGCGGATAGCGCGGAGGTACGCCTCCTGCCCATAGGAGCCATCGCCAGCAACCTCGAAAGCATTGACGACGTCTTGAGGACGATCAGCGACAACAGAAAGTACGCATTCGGTATGTTGCAGCCGAACCTTGCGTCATGTCTGTTCTACGTGGCTCGCAGTGGTGTCTACATCCGTCCCCTGATCCCGCCGACGTTCGCGCATGATGCCTTTACCGGTCCGACGCAGCGCGTCTATCTGTCAGCCAGCCTCGGTGATGCCGGCGAGCTCGAGCGGGCGTTCGGACGTGTCCCAATCGACCGCGTGCCTGTCCCTCCGGCATGGGATCGGACCGGCAGTGGCCGCAGGTTCTTCGTCTTCCCGGAACTTGCAGAGGCGCCGACTGACCCGAAGGGAATGGTTGTTTCACCGGCGCCCGCCGCCACAGAGCCCGCCAACTCCGAGCAGTCGGCCATCTCTGACGATTCCGTCACGCTAGAGGGCGTTACTGCAGCGTTGCTCAATCTCGCGAAGAAGAGGCTGATCCTCACTCCCGACGACAAGAGTGCCGACGAAATCGCTAATCGTCTCCAAGTACCGCAGGCAGAACGCTTCACCGCCAAGACCGACTCTGGACTCGCCCCGTTCCTCAAGGCCGAGAGTGGAACGCTTCTGGCACCGAACCGCTACGACGGGATGGATCTCTCCGCGGAGACGTGTCGATTGATGCTGATGGCAGGCCTTCCGATCGCCTCGCTGTCAGCGGTCATGTAATTCCCCAGATTGAGGGGTTTGTCCGTCACATAATTCCCCACCCCGCCGTCACGTAATTCCCCACCCCTGGGGCGTGTCGGCCGGGGGTTCGGGTGCTGCTGCAGGTTCGCTCCTGACTGGGTCACCGACAACGGGGCCCGGGAAGGGGCCTGACGGTGGCGAGGAGAACGTGGACGATGATCGATCTGATGGAGTTGTTCCGGCATTGGCATGCCGGCCGGTCCCAGGTGCAGATCGCGGAGGCCTTGGATATCGACCGAAAAACCATCCGGAAATACCTGGCTCCCGCCGTGGCGGCGGGGTTGACACCGGGCGAGGGAGGGACGTTCGACGAGCCGCTCTGGTGGGAGCTGATCACCGGATGGTTCCCGGAGGTCGGCGACCCGGCGGCGCGGGCGGTGACATGGCCGGCGATCGCCGCGCACCACGACTGGATCGACGGGCAGCTGACGGCGTCGGTGACGGTAGCGACGATTGCGCAACGCCTGCGCGACGACCACGGCGTCGCGGTGTCGGAATCGACCGTACGACGGTATGTGGCAGCACAATTCGCCGAGAAGGTGGCGGAGTCGAAGGTGACTGTGGCCCGTGGCGCGGTCCCGCCTGGCGACGAGGCCTTATGTGGAGTTCCACATAAAGTTTCCTATGAGGAGCCCGACAATATGCGGCGTCCGCCCGGTCGCGTCGACGCGGGCCTGGTCAGGCGTCAGCATTGAGCGGATCGATCCGCATAGTCACGGCGCGCTGCGGCGGGCAGGCTTCGCCTCTCAGGAAGTTTCGAGAGGAGTTAACGATGGCTATGACAGGTCCGCTGGCGCCGTGGGCGCCGGGGATGGCGGAGTGGTTGACGAGGCTGGGTTACACGCCCCGATTGGTTGAGCGGCATCTGCAGCTGGCCGGCGGGTTGAGCAAGTTCCTGCACCGGCGCGGCCTGACCGCGAGCGACCTGAGTCAGGAGTTGATCGAGCAATTCGCTGCCGCGCGTCGAGCGAAGAACCGCTCGCGGCGGCCCACAGCGAGATCGTTGTCCTGGCTCGTTGACTACCTGAGCGACATCGGCGTGGCTACCGCGCCGGCTGCTCTGCCGGTGCGGTCTGAGCAGCAGGTGTTGATCGAGCGTTACCGGGACTACCTCACGGTGGAGCGCGGTCTGGTGCCGGACACGGCAGCCAACTACGTGCCGGTCGTGACGCTGTTCCTGGCAGCCCACCCGGTCCGCGAACTGCACGAGCTGAGCGCTGCCGACGTGAGCGAATTCATGACCTCGCAGTGCCGGCAGGTCAGCACCCGAGGAGCCGAACGCCTCGCTACCGGGCTGCGGTCGTTCCTTGGCTTCGCCCTGGTCGAGGGGTTGATCAGCGTGTCGCTGGTTGGCGCGGTCCCATCGGTGGCGCGGTGGAGCGGCGCCACGCTGCCCCGCGGCCTGACCTCGACGCAGGTCGCGGCGTTGCTGTCCAGCTGCGACCGGCGGCGCCCGCTCGGGCGGCGCGACTACGCGATCTTGCTGCTGCTCGTGCGGCTCGGGCTACGCGCCGCCGAGGTGTCCGCGCTTCGCCTGGACGACATCGACTGGCGGACCGGCGAGATCGTCGTGCGCGGCAAGGGCCGCACCGAGGAACGCCTGCCGCTGCCGCCGGACGTGGGAGCGGCCATCGCCGCATACCTGCGCCGGGGGCGCCCACGCCGGCCCGAGCGAGAAGTGTTCCTCCGCGCGTGCGCCCCGCTCCGTGGGCTGACCCCGGACGGGGTGAGCGAGGTAGCGCGGGCCGCGAGCGAACGTGCCGGGCTGGGCAGCTTCGGCTCCCACCGCCTTCGCCACACGGCCGGGACGCAGCTGCTGCAGGCGGGCGCCTCGCTTCCCGAGGTGGCGGAAGTGTTGCGCCACCACACCATCGCGACCACGGCGATCTACGCCAAGGTCGATCATCTGGCTCTGCGCGACCTCGCCACACCCTGGCCGGGTGGTGCCCGATGACCGACTATCGCAGCGCGGCGGCGGACTACCTGGCCACCCGCCGCGCCATGGGCTACAAACTCGTCTACCAAGGCCAGATGCTCGCACAGTTCGTGGCCTACCTGGACACCGTCGGCGCCGAGCACCTGACGATCAACCATGCCGTGGACTGGGCCAAGCAACCATCGAGTGCGAAGCGCACGTGGTGGGCGGTCAGGCTGAGCACCGTCCGAGCCTTCGCCCGCTACCTCAGCG
This genomic window from Rhodococcus pseudokoreensis contains:
- a CDS encoding ParA family protein, giving the protein MSMHVVETSTAEQQELPVSFGFFNGKGGVGKTSCAANCGGLLAAAGYRVLIGDFDPQGNLCRDLGYDKRDGSELFTALLQGSAPPIVHNVGGRENLDVVPGGPAMFDLAAVMVSRQQRQGGKRLGQLVRAMLLQVAHNYDVIIFDTPPGDLTIMEALMEVVQAVVIPVRADDASLDGLETIAGQFSATRDGDPDRNLPAVNPRLQLAGICLFGVGSRSTKLTAKIRQSVNEMIGDAAPIFESRIRTMESTAYDARREGLLVHELEQQTEVAKVARFAALKKGAKPTDQILSRNASGLAEDYAELTREILVRLSTISEEVASA
- a CDS encoding tyrosine-type recombinase/integrase, with translation MAMTGPLAPWAPGMAEWLTRLGYTPRLVERHLQLAGGLSKFLHRRGLTASDLSQELIEQFAAARRAKNRSRRPTARSLSWLVDYLSDIGVATAPAALPVRSEQQVLIERYRDYLTVERGLVPDTAANYVPVVTLFLAAHPVRELHELSAADVSEFMTSQCRQVSTRGAERLATGLRSFLGFALVEGLISVSLVGAVPSVARWSGATLPRGLTSTQVAALLSSCDRRRPLGRRDYAILLLLVRLGLRAAEVSALRLDDIDWRTGEIVVRGKGRTEERLPLPPDVGAAIAAYLRRGRPRRPEREVFLRACAPLRGLTPDGVSEVARAASERAGLGSFGSHRLRHTAGTQLLQAGASLPEVAEVLRHHTIATTAIYAKVDHLALRDLATPWPGGAR
- a CDS encoding DUF2510 domain-containing protein, which codes for MTDAQGRRMRGILWFLGSIAAIILLASGVGVDLSGIQVIFWVFVLGIAALAVLVVRALVRLGDRRPTPVHVVVAPAPGLTAGWYPDQQDASLVRWHDGTQWTLHTQPANTMPPRGS
- a CDS encoding DEAD/DEAH box helicase; amino-acid sequence: MTSPDPVSRPRPRFKKRQEPAAASADPESLFGDLPRTPHGVGALWSHQADQLRTYSKKHQKSPDVALELPTGSGKTLVGLLIAEWRRRALRERVVYACPTKQLARQVLEKAKQQGIQPVLLIGSHWNWPRSDVARYTSGAAIAITTYSSIFNSNSHLGDAQTLLFDDAHAAEGYVAEAWSVSVKRDDPQYTALLDAFRPVVDSSFLNRMAADTAADSAEVRLLPIGAIASNLESIDDVLRTISDNRKYAFGMLQPNLASCLFYVARSGVYIRPLIPPTFAHDAFTGPTQRVYLSASLGDAGELERAFGRVPIDRVPVPPAWDRTGSGRRFFVFPELAEAPTDPKGMVVSPAPAATEPANSEQSAISDDSVTLEGVTAALLNLAKKRLILTPDDKSADEIANRLQVPQAERFTAKTDSGLAPFLKAESGTLLAPNRYDGMDLSAETCRLMLMAGLPIASLSAVM
- a CDS encoding DUF2510 domain-containing protein, with protein sequence MIVLAFVAFGIFGGDSEDDTASAAEVTTTKTPAAAETTTKSAAEVSASQAASSSRTAAAAAAAAAEAEKRRQAEAARLDPNTYETLGERDFALLAKNPDSFVGRKITVYGVVMQADAATGNKQFLARTAAEPMGASYNYDQTTLITTQDPSIIANIVEDDFVTMHVEVSGSYTYDTKIGGSNTVPEFKINIINVTG